A segment of the Alphaproteobacteria bacterium genome:
GCATTTGGTGGTGATTTCCGGCACTTCTGCCTGCGGATCCATTTCGGGGAAAAGCATGAGCTGTTTGGCGTTTTGCGCATCTACCGGAATTTTGTGTCGATTAAATAATGCGGCATAGCCCTGACGCAATGCGTCCATATCATCATTCCATCGTGTGCGTCCGGCGATGTCGATAGTAAAATTGTTTTCCACCAGCCATTGCACCCCGTCTATCATGGGTTGCCATGTGTTTTTGCCACGCTCTTCTTCGTGCAATTCCGGCGAGAAATGGTCGATAGAAATGCGCAAGGTCAGTTGAGCGTGATAGCGTTGGTTGAGCGCTAGCAAGGAAGATTTGCACCGCATCATGGGTTTCATGGCGTTAGTGAGAACCAGCACCGAAAACCCACGCTCCAAGCAGCTTTCTATCATGGGAATAATATCCGGATTCATGAATGGTTCGCCCCCCGTGAAGCCAATCTCCTGTGTTGGCAGCTTATCCTGAGCAATTTCATCCAAATAGCTATTTACTTCTTCTGCGGTGAGATAAACAAGGCTGTCATTGCGCGGAGAAGATTCGATATAGCAATTGGCACAGGTTAGGTTACATAGCGTGCCTGTGTTGAACCATAGCGTGGTCAGGCCTCTCAGGTCTATCCATGCGCGTGTTTCGCCAGTAGCAGTATGGGTAGGGTGCGAAAACTTTTCCATAGTGTGTATTTCGGATCTGGCTTACAAACGGTTACAGTAAAACAATGAATTTTAGCAAACAGGTGAATTTGCAGTGCAGGTAGAGATAAAAATTATAGTGATTAGCGTATGGTTTTTGTTGCTGTTTGTTGCAGAGCGGCGATTTCCTGCAATAGCAACGCACTTTACAGGGCAAAATACCGCACGGCTAGGACGGAATGGCAGCTTTTGGCTGGTAAACAGTCTGTTGTCGTTGAGTATTATATTGCCACTCACGCAACTGGCCAGCGAAAATGCCATTTGGCAGCGCCAAGCAAATGGCGGCATAAGCATGTTGCTGCTGGATATATTGCTGTTGGAGATATGGATTTATTGGTGGCATCGCGCTAACCATAGGTTGCCATTCTTGTGGCGTTTTCATCAGGTGCATCATTTGGATGCGCATTTGGATAGTACCAGTGCCATCCGGTTTCATAGCGGCGAAGTGGTGCTTTCGGCGTTGGCGCGGGCGGGGCTAATTATACTGCTGGCTATACCGTTTCATCATGTATTATTGTTTGAGATGCTTATTTTGCTGCATACAGTTTTTCATCATTCCAATATCCGTGTGCCGCAAAAGCTGGAGACGGCGCTGGATTGGGTGGTTATTACCCCTTCGGTGCATCGGATGCATCACCATAACATCCGCGCAGATACGGATTCTAATTATGGTACGATTTTTAGTGTATGGGACAGGTTGTTTCGCAGTCGTAATACCGGAAAATTTACACCAGATATGCAGATTGGTGTGGAAAATGCCAAAGAAAAATCATTGGGTAAGTTGTGGAAGCTGCCATTTATATCGCAGGACTAATTACTGATAAATGCCCCTTCAACGCCCATTTCGGTAAGGTATTGTTGCAG
Coding sequences within it:
- a CDS encoding radical SAM protein, with the translated sequence MEKFSHPTHTATGETRAWIDLRGLTTLWFNTGTLCNLTCANCYIESSPRNDSLVYLTAEEVNSYLDEIAQDKLPTQEIGFTGGEPFMNPDIIPMIESCLERGFSVLVLTNAMKPMMRCKSSLLALNQRYHAQLTLRISIDHFSPELHEEERGKNTWQPMIDGVQWLVENNFTIDIAGRTRWNDDMDALRQGYAALFNRHKIPVDAQNAKQLMLFPEMDPQAEVPEITTKC
- a CDS encoding sterol desaturase family protein, giving the protein MQVEIKIIVISVWFLLLFVAERRFPAIATHFTGQNTARLGRNGSFWLVNSLLSLSIILPLTQLASENAIWQRQANGGISMLLLDILLLEIWIYWWHRANHRLPFLWRFHQVHHLDAHLDSTSAIRFHSGEVVLSALARAGLIILLAIPFHHVLLFEMLILLHTVFHHSNIRVPQKLETALDWVVITPSVHRMHHHNIRADTDSNYGTIFSVWDRLFRSRNTGKFTPDMQIGVENAKEKSLGKLWKLPFISQD